A single genomic interval of Mustelus asterias chromosome 13, sMusAst1.hap1.1, whole genome shotgun sequence harbors:
- the phpt1 gene encoding 14 kDa phosphohistidine phosphatase encodes MAAEMQAVDDVRIDPGGVFKYVLIRIWQEDGNGKEKNIVRGWASAEYHADIYDEVSTCIEKKGLHCECQGGGRIDHNSAEKKILVYGYSIGFGRANHEITTTILKSRYPDYSVTWANEGY; translated from the exons ATGGCAGCGGAGATGCAGGCAGTTGATGATGTGAGGATTGACCCGGGCGGggtttttaaatatgttttaatccGGATTTGGCAGGAGGACGGCAACGGTAAAGAGAAGAACATCGTGCGGGGCTGGGCCTCTGCTGAATATCACG CTGATATCTATGATGAGGTGTCGACCTGCATTGAGAAAAAGGGTCTGCATTGTGAGTGCCAAGGCGGTGGGCGAATTGACCACAATAGTGCAGAGAAAAAGATCCTCGTGTATGGATACTCCATA ggttttggtcgGGCAAACCATGAAATAACTACAACGATCCTGAAATCCAGGTACCCAGACTACAGTGTGACCTGGGCAAATGAGGGTTACTGA